A genome region from Micromonospora peucetia includes the following:
- the hrcA gene encoding heat-inducible transcriptional repressor HrcA, translating into MGLDDRKLAVLRAIVEDYVATQEPVGSKALVERHQLGVSPATVRNDMAVLEEEGYIRQPHTSAGRVPTDRGYRLFVDRLSRVKPLSPAERRAIERFLVGAVDLDDVVHRTVRLLAQLTRQVAVVQYPSLARSSVRHLELVPISTTRLMLVMIADTGRVEQRLVELPAPIPADQVMDLRRLVNEKLVGSRLSETPPLVQALVEESVPHLRPAMTTLSTVLLETLIERHEERIALAGTANLTRGGLLDFQGSLRPILEALEEEVVMLKLIGEAEPTTTRVLIGDENEIDNLRAASVVSTGYGPGSTSVGGLGVLGPTRMDYPGTIATVRAVARYVGELLAQN; encoded by the coding sequence ATGGGTCTCGACGACCGCAAACTCGCCGTGCTGCGCGCGATCGTCGAGGACTACGTCGCCACGCAGGAGCCCGTCGGCAGCAAGGCGTTGGTCGAGCGGCACCAGCTCGGGGTCTCCCCGGCCACCGTCCGCAACGACATGGCCGTGCTGGAGGAGGAGGGCTACATCCGCCAGCCGCACACCAGCGCGGGGCGGGTGCCCACGGACCGGGGCTACCGGCTCTTCGTGGACCGGCTGTCCCGGGTCAAGCCGCTCAGTCCGGCCGAGCGCCGGGCGATCGAGCGCTTCCTGGTCGGCGCCGTCGACCTCGACGACGTGGTGCACCGCACCGTCCGGCTGCTGGCGCAACTCACCCGGCAGGTCGCCGTCGTGCAGTACCCGAGCCTGGCCCGCTCCTCCGTGCGTCACCTGGAGCTGGTGCCGATCTCCACCACCCGGCTGATGCTGGTGATGATCGCTGACACCGGCCGGGTCGAGCAGCGGCTGGTCGAGCTGCCCGCGCCGATCCCCGCCGACCAGGTCATGGACCTGCGCCGGCTGGTCAACGAGAAGTTGGTCGGCTCTCGGCTGTCGGAGACCCCACCGCTCGTGCAGGCTCTGGTCGAGGAGTCGGTGCCGCACCTGCGGCCAGCCATGACCACCCTCTCCACCGTGCTGCTCGAGACGTTGATCGAGCGGCACGAGGAGCGGATCGCGCTGGCCGGCACGGCCAACCTCACCCGCGGCGGCCTGCTCGACTTCCAGGGCTCCCTGCGCCCCATCCTTGAGGCGCTGGAGGAGGAGGTCGTGATGCTCAAGCTGATCGGCGAGGCCGAGCCGACCACGACGCGGGTGCTGATCGGCGACGAGAACGAGATCGACAACCTGCGCGCCGCCTCGGTGGTCAGCACCGGCTACGGGCCGGGCTCGACCAGCGTCGGCGGCCTCGGCGTGCTCGGGCCGACCCGGATGGACTACCCCGGCACCATCGCCACGGTACGGGCCGTGGCACGCTACGTGGGCGAGCTGCTGGCCCAGAACTGA
- a CDS encoding 16S rRNA (uracil(1498)-N(3))-methyltransferase has product MSAPLFLVDPLPIADRLTLDGPEGHHAATVQRLRVGEHLLLADGLGGTAEAVVTAVGRGTLDLEITSRGYVDASVPRLVVVQGIAKGDRGELAVQAMTEVGVDEIVPWAAARSVTQWRGDRGVRAREKWAATAREAAKQARRAWLPVVAGTPDESTTRVAHRISGAAAAFVLHEEARDRLTAVELPAAGEIVLVVGPEGGIADAELDAFRSAGARPVRLGPSVLRTSTAGVAALAVLATRLGHW; this is encoded by the coding sequence GTGTCCGCGCCGCTGTTCCTGGTCGACCCGCTGCCCATCGCCGACCGGCTGACCCTCGACGGCCCCGAGGGGCACCACGCCGCCACCGTGCAACGGCTGCGCGTCGGTGAGCACCTGCTGCTCGCCGACGGGCTGGGCGGCACGGCCGAGGCGGTGGTCACCGCCGTCGGCCGGGGCACCCTCGACCTCGAGATCACCTCCCGTGGGTACGTCGACGCGTCCGTCCCGCGCCTGGTCGTGGTGCAGGGCATCGCCAAGGGTGACCGGGGCGAGCTGGCCGTGCAGGCGATGACCGAGGTCGGCGTGGACGAGATCGTGCCCTGGGCCGCCGCCCGGTCGGTGACCCAGTGGCGCGGCGACCGGGGCGTACGGGCGCGGGAGAAGTGGGCGGCGACCGCCCGGGAGGCGGCCAAGCAGGCCCGCCGCGCCTGGCTGCCCGTGGTCGCCGGTACGCCGGACGAGTCGACGACCCGGGTGGCCCACCGGATCTCGGGTGCCGCCGCCGCGTTCGTGCTGCACGAGGAGGCGCGGGACCGGCTGACCGCCGTCGAGCTGCCCGCCGCCGGGGAGATCGTGCTGGTCGTCGGCCCGGAGGGCGGCATCGCCGACGCCGAACTGGACGCGTTCCGGTCCGCCGGCGCCCGCCCGGTCCGGCTGGGCCCCTCGGTGCTGCGTACCTCCACCGCCGGGGTGGCCGCCCTCGCGGTCCTCGCCACCCGCCTGGGCCACTGGTGA
- a CDS encoding histidine triad nucleotide-binding protein, translating into MGTDCLFCRIVAGEIPATIVRETPTTLAFRDIDPKAPVHVLVIPKEHYADVATLAQGDPALAGEVLATAAAVAEDEGLLGDGFRLMFNTGAYGGQEVFHAHAHLLGGVPLGPMLARNLA; encoded by the coding sequence ATGGGAACCGACTGCCTGTTCTGCCGGATCGTCGCCGGGGAGATCCCGGCCACGATCGTCCGGGAAACCCCCACCACGCTCGCCTTCCGCGACATCGACCCGAAGGCGCCGGTGCACGTGCTGGTCATCCCGAAGGAGCACTACGCCGACGTGGCGACGCTCGCCCAGGGTGATCCGGCGCTGGCCGGGGAGGTGCTCGCCACGGCCGCCGCGGTGGCCGAGGACGAGGGGCTGCTCGGCGACGGCTTCCGGTTGATGTTCAACACCGGCGCGTACGGCGGCCAGGAGGTCTTCCACGCGCACGCACACCTGCTCGGCGGAGTGCCGCTGGGCCCGATGCTGGCCCGGAACCTGGCGTGA
- a CDS encoding DUF4870 domain-containing protein, with protein sequence MTEPPRPPGAGDPGFQPDPAAPSGVPGPSGSDEPTTPLSGAPAPGSHPPPGGYPPPTGDQPPSGGYPPPGGYPPPGDYPPPGDYSQPGGYPPPGDYSQPGGYPPPGGYPPPGAGYPAGGGYGPPTGGYASTEDKNWALIAHFGGAAGVIVGGGLLGWLAPVIALMVRGQQSPTARAHAVAALNFQLTWTIIGVLSWVLTLITCGVLFFVPMLVWLVPLIFGIIGGVKANEGVLYRYPMTYSFAK encoded by the coding sequence ATGACTGAACCACCTCGCCCACCCGGAGCGGGGGACCCCGGCTTCCAGCCGGACCCGGCCGCCCCGTCGGGGGTTCCCGGCCCTTCCGGCTCCGACGAACCCACCACCCCGCTCTCCGGGGCCCCGGCCCCGGGCAGCCATCCCCCGCCCGGTGGCTATCCGCCACCCACCGGTGACCAGCCACCGTCGGGCGGCTATCCCCCACCTGGCGGTTACCCCCCGCCCGGTGACTATCCCCCGCCTGGCGATTACTCCCAGCCCGGTGGCTATCCCCCGCCTGGCGATTACTCCCAGCCCGGTGGCTATCCGCCGCCCGGCGGCTATCCCCCGCCGGGGGCCGGCTATCCGGCCGGTGGCGGCTACGGCCCGCCGACGGGCGGCTACGCCAGTACCGAGGACAAGAACTGGGCCCTCATCGCCCACTTCGGCGGCGCGGCCGGCGTGATCGTCGGCGGCGGCCTGCTCGGCTGGCTGGCGCCGGTCATCGCGCTGATGGTCCGGGGGCAGCAGTCGCCGACCGCCCGCGCGCACGCCGTCGCGGCGCTGAACTTCCAGCTCACCTGGACGATCATCGGCGTGCTGAGCTGGGTGCTCACGCTGATCACCTGCGGCGTGCTGTTCTTCGTCCCGATGCTCGTCTGGCTGGTGCCGCTGATCTTCGGGATCATCGGCGGGGTGAAGGCCAACGAGGGCGTGCTCTACCGCTACCCGATGACCTACAGCTTCGCCAAGTGA
- a CDS encoding SDR family NAD(P)-dependent oxidoreductase has product MTSRAVLVTGASRGIGRAVATAFAAGGDRVAIHHRDSAELAERLRAELPGEGHVVVRADLRDPDAVRGMVDESAGLLGGLDVLVNNAGVYGERNAPHPVFGASYEQWRAQWRQVLETNLTGAGNVIWCAAQHMRDRGGRIVNVSSRGAFRGEPEQPAYGASKAGLNALGQSLAVALAPYGITVATVAPGFVETEMTTGHLSGERGAAIRAQSPFNRVARPEEIAAAVHWLASPQAEWASGTIVDLNGASYLRT; this is encoded by the coding sequence GTGACTTCACGGGCGGTACTGGTGACCGGGGCATCGCGCGGCATCGGACGGGCGGTGGCGACCGCGTTCGCGGCCGGCGGCGACCGGGTGGCGATCCACCACCGCGACTCGGCGGAGCTGGCCGAACGGCTGCGCGCCGAACTGCCCGGCGAGGGGCACGTGGTGGTCCGCGCCGACCTGAGGGACCCGGACGCCGTACGGGGCATGGTGGACGAGTCCGCCGGCCTGCTCGGCGGGCTGGACGTGCTGGTCAACAACGCCGGGGTGTACGGCGAACGGAACGCCCCGCACCCCGTCTTCGGCGCCTCCTACGAGCAGTGGCGCGCCCAGTGGCGGCAGGTGCTGGAGACCAACCTGACCGGCGCGGGCAACGTCATCTGGTGCGCGGCGCAACACATGCGTGACCGGGGCGGCCGGATCGTCAACGTCTCCTCCCGGGGAGCCTTCCGGGGTGAGCCGGAGCAGCCGGCGTACGGGGCGAGCAAGGCGGGACTGAACGCGCTGGGGCAGTCGCTGGCGGTGGCCCTCGCCCCGTACGGCATCACGGTCGCGACGGTCGCCCCGGGCTTCGTGGAGACGGAGATGACCACCGGTCACCTGAGCGGGGAGCGGGGCGCCGCGATCCGGGCGCAGAGCCCGTTCAACCGGGTGGCCCGCCCCGAGGAGATCGCCGCCGCCGTGCACTGGCTCGCCTCCCCGCAGGCGGAGTGGGCCTCCGGCACCATCGTCGACCTCAACGGCGCCTCCTACCTCCGCACCTGA
- a CDS encoding serine hydrolase domain-containing protein — protein sequence MTAVDDRLSRMVRTVQTQGRVPAVSAALHRADRPLWTCAVGGTGNDTELGPGTRFRIGSVTKTFTAVLTLQCRDDGLLDLDDPLGRHLDLPAHGELTVRRLLSHTAGLQREPYGDVWDTLRMPDVEGLAADLARAERVLPPGRRYHYSNLGMALLGRLVGQLRGGSWAEVLGERVLTPLGLAETSATPGPHAATGFLVDAYSDEAHPEPPTDFGAVGPAAQLWSTASDMARWAAFLADPAALDPAGAVLAPATLDEMRWPATVTDETLWAGGFGLGLILVPQGERIMHVGHDGAMPGFLAGVYGRRGGEGTPGAMGVAVLGSSGTAGEVIDLPHRLLAAAVEHDPADIAPWRPGAPAPEGVRGLLGRWWGEGFEYVFSWHDGELRARGADDPAGRPPSVFVALPDRPDVFRTVSGREAGELLRLTRDEHGTVVRMHWATYRFTRHQETFERYDFRSGS from the coding sequence GTGACGGCGGTCGACGACCGGCTGTCCCGGATGGTCCGTACGGTCCAAACACAGGGCCGGGTGCCGGCGGTGTCGGCGGCCCTGCACCGGGCGGACCGGCCGCTCTGGACGTGCGCTGTCGGCGGCACCGGCAACGACACCGAGCTGGGGCCGGGCACCCGGTTCCGGATCGGGTCGGTCACGAAGACGTTCACGGCCGTGCTGACGCTCCAGTGCCGCGACGACGGCCTGCTCGACCTCGACGACCCGCTGGGCCGGCACCTGGACCTGCCGGCCCACGGCGAGCTGACGGTACGCCGGCTGCTGTCGCACACCGCCGGCCTGCAACGGGAACCGTACGGCGACGTCTGGGACACCCTGCGAATGCCGGACGTCGAAGGGCTGGCCGCCGACCTGGCCCGGGCCGAGCGGGTGCTGCCCCCGGGCCGCCGCTACCACTACTCGAACCTCGGCATGGCACTGCTCGGCCGGCTCGTCGGCCAGTTGCGGGGCGGCTCCTGGGCGGAGGTGCTCGGCGAGCGGGTGCTGACCCCGCTGGGACTGGCCGAGACCTCGGCGACGCCCGGGCCGCACGCCGCGACGGGCTTCCTGGTCGACGCCTACTCCGACGAGGCGCACCCTGAGCCGCCCACCGACTTCGGGGCGGTCGGCCCGGCGGCGCAGCTCTGGAGTACCGCCTCCGACATGGCCCGCTGGGCGGCCTTCCTCGCCGACCCGGCGGCGCTGGACCCGGCCGGCGCCGTGCTCGCCCCGGCGACGCTGGACGAGATGCGCTGGCCGGCGACGGTCACCGACGAGACGCTCTGGGCCGGCGGCTTCGGGCTGGGGCTGATCCTGGTGCCGCAGGGCGAGCGGATCATGCACGTCGGCCACGACGGCGCCATGCCCGGCTTCCTCGCTGGCGTCTACGGCCGGCGGGGCGGGGAGGGCACCCCCGGTGCGATGGGCGTCGCGGTGCTCGGCTCCTCCGGCACCGCCGGCGAGGTCATCGACCTGCCGCACCGGCTGCTGGCCGCCGCGGTCGAGCACGACCCGGCCGACATCGCGCCGTGGCGGCCGGGTGCGCCCGCCCCGGAGGGCGTACGCGGGCTGCTCGGCCGCTGGTGGGGCGAGGGTTTCGAGTACGTCTTCTCCTGGCACGACGGCGAGCTGCGGGCCCGGGGCGCCGACGACCCGGCGGGCCGGCCACCGTCGGTCTTCGTCGCGTTGCCGGACAGGCCGGACGTGTTCCGTACGGTCTCCGGCCGGGAGGCGGGGGAGCTGCTCCGGCTGACCCGGGACGAGCACGGCACGGTGGTCCGGATGCACTGGGCCACCTACCGGTTCACCCGGCACCAGGAGACCTTCGAGCGGTACGACTTCCGTTCCGGTTCCTGA
- the dnaJ gene encoding molecular chaperone DnaJ: MARDYYGILGVSREASDDEIKRAYRKLARQFHPDVNPDPEAQEKFKDINAAYEVLSDDRKRQIVDLGGDPLAPGGGGAGGPGGPGGAGPFVGFQDIMDAFFGGAAGGSRGPRPRTRPGADAILRLELDLHETAFGVEAPITVDTAVLCTTCSGAGTAAGTHLATCEACAGRGEVQSVQRTFLGQVVSARPCTVCQGHGTTIPHPCPTCAGDGRVRTRRSLTVKIPAGVEDGMRIRLAQQGEVGPGGGTAGDLYVEIHERPHDVYSRKGDDLHCRVTVPMTAAALGTRLTIKTLDSEETVDVKAGTQPGSTLRLRARGVPHLRGTGRGDLYVHLDVRTPTKLDADQERMLRDFAKTRGEEVAELSKQGGFFSRMRDAFNGHA, from the coding sequence GTGGCCAGGGACTACTACGGCATTCTCGGGGTGAGCCGGGAAGCCTCCGACGACGAGATCAAGCGCGCCTACCGCAAGCTGGCGCGACAGTTCCACCCGGACGTGAATCCGGATCCGGAGGCCCAGGAGAAGTTCAAGGACATCAACGCCGCGTACGAGGTTCTCTCGGACGACCGGAAGCGGCAGATCGTCGACCTGGGCGGCGACCCGCTCGCCCCCGGCGGCGGGGGCGCGGGAGGTCCGGGCGGCCCCGGTGGCGCCGGGCCGTTCGTCGGCTTCCAGGACATCATGGACGCGTTCTTCGGCGGCGCGGCCGGCGGTTCGCGGGGTCCCCGACCGCGCACCCGGCCCGGCGCCGACGCGATCCTGCGGCTGGAGTTGGACCTGCACGAGACCGCGTTCGGCGTCGAGGCGCCGATCACCGTCGACACCGCCGTGCTCTGCACGACCTGCTCCGGCGCCGGCACGGCAGCCGGCACCCACCTGGCCACCTGCGAGGCGTGCGCCGGGCGGGGTGAGGTGCAGTCCGTGCAGCGCACCTTCCTCGGTCAGGTGGTCTCCGCCCGGCCGTGCACGGTCTGCCAGGGCCACGGCACCACCATTCCGCACCCCTGCCCGACCTGCGCCGGCGACGGCCGGGTCCGCACCCGGCGTTCGCTGACCGTCAAGATCCCGGCCGGCGTCGAGGACGGCATGCGCATCCGGCTCGCCCAGCAGGGCGAGGTCGGCCCGGGCGGCGGCACGGCCGGCGACCTCTACGTGGAGATCCACGAGCGGCCGCACGACGTCTACTCCCGCAAGGGCGACGACCTGCACTGCCGGGTCACGGTGCCGATGACCGCGGCGGCGCTGGGCACGCGGCTGACCATCAAGACGCTGGACAGCGAGGAGACGGTCGACGTCAAGGCCGGCACCCAGCCGGGCAGCACGCTGCGGCTGCGGGCCCGGGGAGTACCGCACCTGCGCGGCACCGGCCGGGGCGACCTCTACGTCCACCTCGACGTACGCACCCCCACGAAGCTCGACGCCGACCAGGAACGGATGCTGCGCGACTTCGCCAAGACCCGGGGCGAGGAGGTCGCCGAGCTCAGCAAGCAGGGTGGCTTCTTCTCCCGGATGCGCGATGCCTTCAACGGCCACGCCTGA
- a CDS encoding PhoH family protein has translation MTGTPPPGPPRVQTRITVPDSKIMVNLLGAGDEILRLVERSVGSDVHVRGNEITITGAPADNALTERIFSELLELIEKGETLTTDAVRRTVGMLEQGGAERPAEVLTLNILSRRGRTIRPKTLGQKVYVDAIDAHTIVFGIGPAGTGKTYLAMAKAVQALQAKQVSRIILTRPAVEAGERLGFLPGTLNEKIDPYLRPLYDALHDMLDPESIPKLMAAGTIEVAPLAYMRGRTLNDAFIILDEAQNTTPEQMKMFLTRLGFGSKIVVTGDVTQVDLPGGTTSGLRVVREILENVEDVHFAQLSSSDVVRHQLVGEIVDAYARWDAERENQQAQSVHAVPGRSAQGGRAGRRR, from the coding sequence ATGACCGGCACCCCACCTCCCGGCCCGCCCCGGGTGCAGACCAGGATCACCGTCCCGGATTCCAAGATCATGGTCAACCTGCTCGGCGCGGGTGACGAGATCCTGCGACTGGTCGAGCGCTCGGTCGGCAGCGACGTGCACGTCCGGGGCAACGAGATCACCATCACCGGCGCCCCCGCCGACAACGCCCTCACCGAGCGGATCTTCAGCGAGCTGCTCGAGCTCATCGAGAAAGGCGAGACCCTGACCACTGACGCCGTCCGGCGTACCGTCGGCATGCTCGAGCAGGGCGGCGCCGAGCGGCCCGCCGAGGTCCTCACGCTCAACATCCTCTCCCGGCGCGGTCGCACCATCCGTCCCAAGACGCTGGGGCAGAAGGTCTACGTCGACGCGATCGACGCGCACACCATCGTCTTCGGCATCGGCCCCGCCGGCACCGGCAAGACCTACCTGGCGATGGCGAAGGCCGTCCAGGCGTTGCAGGCCAAGCAGGTCAGCCGGATCATCCTGACCCGGCCGGCGGTCGAGGCCGGTGAGCGGCTCGGCTTCCTGCCCGGCACGCTCAACGAGAAGATCGACCCCTACCTGCGCCCGCTCTACGACGCGCTGCACGACATGCTCGACCCGGAATCCATCCCCAAGCTGATGGCGGCGGGCACCATCGAGGTCGCGCCGCTGGCATACATGCGGGGAAGGACGCTCAATGACGCGTTCATCATCCTCGACGAGGCGCAGAACACCACGCCCGAGCAGATGAAGATGTTCCTCACCCGGCTCGGTTTCGGCTCCAAGATCGTCGTCACCGGTGATGTCACCCAGGTGGACCTGCCCGGTGGGACGACCAGCGGCCTGCGGGTGGTCCGGGAGATCCTGGAGAATGTCGAGGACGTGCACTTCGCCCAGCTCTCCAGCTCCGACGTGGTCCGTCACCAACTGGTCGGGGAGATCGTCGACGCGTACGCCCGCTGGGACGCCGAGCGGGAGAACCAGCAGGCGCAGAGCGTGCACGCCGTGCCCGGGCGGTCCGCCCAGGGCGGCCGGGCCGGCCGGCGCCGCTAG